The Gopherus evgoodei ecotype Sinaloan lineage chromosome 8, rGopEvg1_v1.p, whole genome shotgun sequence genome includes a region encoding these proteins:
- the PWWP2A gene encoding PWWP domain-containing protein 2A isoform X4 — protein sequence MFGPHGIPVTIFPKREYKDKPEAMQLQSKPFQDETQVKCEASGAVPDDSSSPIQPSEPSLAKSLWTSKPPPLFHEGAPYPPPLFIRDTYNQSIPQPPPRKIKRPKRKMYREEPTSIMNAIKLRPRQVLCDKCKNSVVAEKKEIKKSGHASDCLKYEDHKKRRNESVTTVNKKLKTDHKVDGKSQNESQKRNAVVKVSNIAHSRSKVVKVSAQANTSKAQLNTKKVLQSKNMDHAKAREVLKMAKEKAQKKQSATSTSKNAHSKVHFTRRLQNTSSGSLPPRLRLKPQRYRNEENDSSLKTGLEKIRSGKMATKPQSRCSSTRSAGEAPSENQSPSEGPEEASGEVQDTSEVHVTVDQDEHQTLGKRGSKSNITVYMTLNQKKSDSSSASVCSSDSTDDLKSTNSECSSTESFDFPPGSMHAPSSSSSSSSSKEEKKLSNSLKMKVFSKNVSKCVTPDGRTICVGDIVWAKIYGFPWWPARILTITVSRKDNGLLVRQEARISWFGSPTTSFLALSQLSPFLENFQSRFNKKRKGLYRKAITEAAKAAKQLTPEVRALLTQFET from the exons AT gTTTGGACCCCATGGAATCCCTGTGACCATATTTCCTAAAAGGGAATACAAGGATAAACCTGAAGCCATGCAGCTCCAAAGTAAACCATTCCAAGATGAGACACAGGTGAAGTGTGAAGCCAGTGGTGCAGTCCCTGATGACTCTTCTTCTCCCATTCAGCCATCAGAACCTAGCCTTGCTAAAAGCCTATGGACTTCTAAACCACCTCCCCTCTTCCATGAGGGAGCGCCATATCCTCCTCCTTTATTTATCAGGGACACGTATAACCAATCAATACCTCAGCCTCCTCCCCGAAAAATTAAGCGGCCCAAGCGGAAAATGTACAGGGAGGAACCCACTTCTATTATGAATGCTATCAAATTACGACCGAGGCAGGTCTTATGTGACAAATGTAAAAACAGTGTTGTTGCAGaaaaaaaagagattaaaaaaagtgGCCATGCAAGTGACTGCTTAAAATATGAGGATCATAAAAAGCGAAGAAATGAGAGTGTAACTACTGTGAATAAAAAACTTAAAACTGACCATAAAGTAGATGGAAAAAGCCAAAATGAAAGCCAGAAAAGAAATGCTGTGGTCAAAGTTTCAAATATTGCCCACAGCAGAAGCAAAGTAGTTAAAGTTTCTGCTCAAGCAAACACTTCGAAAGCTCAGTTAAATACTAAAAAAGTTCTCCAGAGCAAAAACATGGATCATGCAAAAGCTCGAGAAGTTTTGAAAATGGCCAAAGAGAAGGCACAAAAGAAACAGAGTGCAACTTCCACTTCCAAAAATGCACATTCAAAGGTCCATTTTACACGACGTCTTCAGAACACCAGCTCAGGTTCCCTTCCACCCCGATTGCGTTTAAAACCACAAAGGTACCGGAATGAAGAAAACGACTCATCTCTCAAGACAGGACTTGAGAAAATACGGAGTGGCAAGATGGCAACTAAGCCCCAGTCTCGCTGCTCCTCCACCCGCTCAGCAGGTGAGGCCCCTTCAGAAAATCAGAGCCCCTCAGAAGGCCCTGAAGAGGCCAGCGGTGAGGTTCAGGACACGAGTGAAGTGCATGTAACTGTTGATCAGGATGAACACCAGACATTGGGCAAGAGAGGCAGCAAAAGCAATATAACAGTTTACATGACCCTTAATCAAAAGAAATCTGACTCTTCCAGTGCATCAGTGTGTAGTAGTGATAGCACAGACGATTTGAAATCCACCAACTCAGAGTGTAGTTCTACTGAAAGCTTTGATTTTCCTCCAGGCAGCATGCAtgcaccttcctcctcctcctcctcctcctcttcaaaggaagagaaaaagctCAGTAATTCCTTGAAAATGAAAGTCTTTTCCAAAAACGTCTCTAAATGTGTCACACCAGATGGCAGGACCATATGTGTAGGGGACATTGTTTGGGCCAAGATTTATGGCTTCCCTTGGTGGCCAGCCCGTATTCTTACTATAACTGTGAGCCGGAAAGATAATGGCCTTTTAGTTCGACAGGAGGCCCGCATTTCATGGTTTGGGTCCCCAACAACATCTTTTCTTGCTCTTTCACAACTGTCCCCCTTTTTAGAAAACTTTCAGTCGCGCTTTAATAAGAAGAGAAAGGGCCTTTACCGCAAGGCCATCACAGAGGCAGCTAAGGCTGCTAAGCAGCTGACTCCCGAAGTTCGGGCCCTGCTGACACAGTTTGAAACGTGA
- the PWWP2A gene encoding PWWP domain-containing protein 2A isoform X2, whose amino-acid sequence MSMMSAIGGLCLPGGRRRPRLSIPLLEGGGGEAAEKMAAMAAEAVATAAVPGDGGAGEAEPEMEPIPGSEAGADPLPAVSEAVESAVPDGDEADGGKPAPGEAEEPPPPVELARSPARTQEPEPERTEPEEPELGSPQSEPREAPSPEPEEAPQPCPPPAGHPELPEEEPQPCPPAAGGPVQPEPGEEPCRPEEEEPDAADAAAVKPESPAAGSPVAPAEGEAEAPLLPGSEVRVTLDHIIEDALVVSFRLGEKLFSGVLMDLSKRFGPHGIPVTIFPKREYKDKPEAMQLQSKPFQDETQVKCEASGAVPDDSSSPIQPSEPSLAKSLWTSKPPPLFHEGAPYPPPLFIRDTYNQSIPQPPPRKIKRPKRKMYREEPTSIMNAIKLRPRQVLCDKCKNSVVAEKKEIKKSGHASDCLKYEDHKKRRNESVTTVNKKLKTDHKVDGKSQNESQKRNAVVKVSNIAHSRSKVVKVSAQANTSKAQLNTKKVLQSKNMDHAKAREVLKMAKEKAQKKQSATSTSKNAHSKVHFTRRLQNTSSGSLPPRLRLKPQRYRNEENDSSLKTGLEKIRSGKMATKPQSRCSSTRSAGLNKWQHITSDSDESCCSLTVSDRPLWIQIGGIEVNSELAAQRH is encoded by the exons ATGTCAATGATGAGCGCAATAGGCGGGCTCTGCCTCCCAGGCGGGCGGAGAAGGCCGCGGTTATCGATTCCGCTGCTGGAGGGAGGCGGCGGCGAAGCAGCAGAGAAAATGGCGGCCATGGCTGCGGAGGCGGTGGCGACTGCAGCGGTGCCGGGCGACGGGGGAGCCGGCGAAGCCGAGCCCGAGATGGAGCCCATCCCGGGCAGCGAGGCCGGCGCAGACCCCCTCCCCGCTGTCAGCGAGGCCGTGGAGTCGGCTGTGCCCGATGGGGACGAGGCCGACGGGGGAAAGCCCGCTCCGGGGGAGGCCGAGGAGCCGCCGCCGCCCGTAGAGCTCGCCCGGAGCCCGGCTAGGACCCAGGAGCCGGAACCTGAGAGGACGGAGCCGGAGGAGCCGGAGCTGGGTTCGCCCCAGTCTGAGCCTAGAGAAGCGCCCAGCCCGGAGCCCGAGGAGGCGCCGCAGCCCTGCCCGCCGCCTGCTGGGCACCCTGAACTTCCCGAGGAGGAGCCGCAGCCCTGCCCGCCGGCTGCTGGGGGCCCCGTGCAGCCGGAGCCCGGGGAGGAGCCGTGCCGGCCGGAGGAGGAGGAGCCGGATGCTGCTGATGCTGCCGCTGTAAAGCCGGAGTCCCCGGCTGCCGGCTCCCCGGTGGCCCCGGCCGAGGGGGAGGCGGAGGCTCCGCTACTGCCTGGCTCGGAGGTGCGGGTCACCCTGGACCACATCATCGAGGACGCGCTGGTGGTGTCGTTCCGGCTGGGGGAGAAGCTCTTCTCCGGGGTCCTCATGGACCTCTCCAAAAG gTTTGGACCCCATGGAATCCCTGTGACCATATTTCCTAAAAGGGAATACAAGGATAAACCTGAAGCCATGCAGCTCCAAAGTAAACCATTCCAAGATGAGACACAGGTGAAGTGTGAAGCCAGTGGTGCAGTCCCTGATGACTCTTCTTCTCCCATTCAGCCATCAGAACCTAGCCTTGCTAAAAGCCTATGGACTTCTAAACCACCTCCCCTCTTCCATGAGGGAGCGCCATATCCTCCTCCTTTATTTATCAGGGACACGTATAACCAATCAATACCTCAGCCTCCTCCCCGAAAAATTAAGCGGCCCAAGCGGAAAATGTACAGGGAGGAACCCACTTCTATTATGAATGCTATCAAATTACGACCGAGGCAGGTCTTATGTGACAAATGTAAAAACAGTGTTGTTGCAGaaaaaaaagagattaaaaaaagtgGCCATGCAAGTGACTGCTTAAAATATGAGGATCATAAAAAGCGAAGAAATGAGAGTGTAACTACTGTGAATAAAAAACTTAAAACTGACCATAAAGTAGATGGAAAAAGCCAAAATGAAAGCCAGAAAAGAAATGCTGTGGTCAAAGTTTCAAATATTGCCCACAGCAGAAGCAAAGTAGTTAAAGTTTCTGCTCAAGCAAACACTTCGAAAGCTCAGTTAAATACTAAAAAAGTTCTCCAGAGCAAAAACATGGATCATGCAAAAGCTCGAGAAGTTTTGAAAATGGCCAAAGAGAAGGCACAAAAGAAACAGAGTGCAACTTCCACTTCCAAAAATGCACATTCAAAGGTCCATTTTACACGACGTCTTCAGAACACCAGCTCAGGTTCCCTTCCACCCCGATTGCGTTTAAAACCACAAAGGTACCGGAATGAAGAAAACGACTCATCTCTCAAGACAGGACTTGAGAAAATACGGAGTGGCAAGATGGCAACTAAGCCCCAGTCTCGCTGCTCCTCCACCCGCTCAGCAG
- the PWWP2A gene encoding PWWP domain-containing protein 2A isoform X1 has translation MSMMSAIGGLCLPGGRRRPRLSIPLLEGGGGEAAEKMAAMAAEAVATAAVPGDGGAGEAEPEMEPIPGSEAGADPLPAVSEAVESAVPDGDEADGGKPAPGEAEEPPPPVELARSPARTQEPEPERTEPEEPELGSPQSEPREAPSPEPEEAPQPCPPPAGHPELPEEEPQPCPPAAGGPVQPEPGEEPCRPEEEEPDAADAAAVKPESPAAGSPVAPAEGEAEAPLLPGSEVRVTLDHIIEDALVVSFRLGEKLFSGVLMDLSKRFGPHGIPVTIFPKREYKDKPEAMQLQSKPFQDETQVKCEASGAVPDDSSSPIQPSEPSLAKSLWTSKPPPLFHEGAPYPPPLFIRDTYNQSIPQPPPRKIKRPKRKMYREEPTSIMNAIKLRPRQVLCDKCKNSVVAEKKEIKKSGHASDCLKYEDHKKRRNESVTTVNKKLKTDHKVDGKSQNESQKRNAVVKVSNIAHSRSKVVKVSAQANTSKAQLNTKKVLQSKNMDHAKAREVLKMAKEKAQKKQSATSTSKNAHSKVHFTRRLQNTSSGSLPPRLRLKPQRYRNEENDSSLKTGLEKIRSGKMATKPQSRCSSTRSAGEAPSENQSPSEGPEEASGEVQDTSEVHVTVDQDEHQTLGKRGSKSNITVYMTLNQKKSDSSSASVCSSDSTDDLKSTNSECSSTESFDFPPGSMHAPSSSSSSSSSKEEKKLSNSLKMKVFSKNVSKCVTPDGRTICVGDIVWAKIYGFPWWPARILTITVSRKDNGLLVRQEARISWFGSPTTSFLALSQLSPFLENFQSRFNKKRKGLYRKAITEAAKAAKQLTPEVRALLTQFET, from the exons ATGTCAATGATGAGCGCAATAGGCGGGCTCTGCCTCCCAGGCGGGCGGAGAAGGCCGCGGTTATCGATTCCGCTGCTGGAGGGAGGCGGCGGCGAAGCAGCAGAGAAAATGGCGGCCATGGCTGCGGAGGCGGTGGCGACTGCAGCGGTGCCGGGCGACGGGGGAGCCGGCGAAGCCGAGCCCGAGATGGAGCCCATCCCGGGCAGCGAGGCCGGCGCAGACCCCCTCCCCGCTGTCAGCGAGGCCGTGGAGTCGGCTGTGCCCGATGGGGACGAGGCCGACGGGGGAAAGCCCGCTCCGGGGGAGGCCGAGGAGCCGCCGCCGCCCGTAGAGCTCGCCCGGAGCCCGGCTAGGACCCAGGAGCCGGAACCTGAGAGGACGGAGCCGGAGGAGCCGGAGCTGGGTTCGCCCCAGTCTGAGCCTAGAGAAGCGCCCAGCCCGGAGCCCGAGGAGGCGCCGCAGCCCTGCCCGCCGCCTGCTGGGCACCCTGAACTTCCCGAGGAGGAGCCGCAGCCCTGCCCGCCGGCTGCTGGGGGCCCCGTGCAGCCGGAGCCCGGGGAGGAGCCGTGCCGGCCGGAGGAGGAGGAGCCGGATGCTGCTGATGCTGCCGCTGTAAAGCCGGAGTCCCCGGCTGCCGGCTCCCCGGTGGCCCCGGCCGAGGGGGAGGCGGAGGCTCCGCTACTGCCTGGCTCGGAGGTGCGGGTCACCCTGGACCACATCATCGAGGACGCGCTGGTGGTGTCGTTCCGGCTGGGGGAGAAGCTCTTCTCCGGGGTCCTCATGGACCTCTCCAAAAG gTTTGGACCCCATGGAATCCCTGTGACCATATTTCCTAAAAGGGAATACAAGGATAAACCTGAAGCCATGCAGCTCCAAAGTAAACCATTCCAAGATGAGACACAGGTGAAGTGTGAAGCCAGTGGTGCAGTCCCTGATGACTCTTCTTCTCCCATTCAGCCATCAGAACCTAGCCTTGCTAAAAGCCTATGGACTTCTAAACCACCTCCCCTCTTCCATGAGGGAGCGCCATATCCTCCTCCTTTATTTATCAGGGACACGTATAACCAATCAATACCTCAGCCTCCTCCCCGAAAAATTAAGCGGCCCAAGCGGAAAATGTACAGGGAGGAACCCACTTCTATTATGAATGCTATCAAATTACGACCGAGGCAGGTCTTATGTGACAAATGTAAAAACAGTGTTGTTGCAGaaaaaaaagagattaaaaaaagtgGCCATGCAAGTGACTGCTTAAAATATGAGGATCATAAAAAGCGAAGAAATGAGAGTGTAACTACTGTGAATAAAAAACTTAAAACTGACCATAAAGTAGATGGAAAAAGCCAAAATGAAAGCCAGAAAAGAAATGCTGTGGTCAAAGTTTCAAATATTGCCCACAGCAGAAGCAAAGTAGTTAAAGTTTCTGCTCAAGCAAACACTTCGAAAGCTCAGTTAAATACTAAAAAAGTTCTCCAGAGCAAAAACATGGATCATGCAAAAGCTCGAGAAGTTTTGAAAATGGCCAAAGAGAAGGCACAAAAGAAACAGAGTGCAACTTCCACTTCCAAAAATGCACATTCAAAGGTCCATTTTACACGACGTCTTCAGAACACCAGCTCAGGTTCCCTTCCACCCCGATTGCGTTTAAAACCACAAAGGTACCGGAATGAAGAAAACGACTCATCTCTCAAGACAGGACTTGAGAAAATACGGAGTGGCAAGATGGCAACTAAGCCCCAGTCTCGCTGCTCCTCCACCCGCTCAGCAGGTGAGGCCCCTTCAGAAAATCAGAGCCCCTCAGAAGGCCCTGAAGAGGCCAGCGGTGAGGTTCAGGACACGAGTGAAGTGCATGTAACTGTTGATCAGGATGAACACCAGACATTGGGCAAGAGAGGCAGCAAAAGCAATATAACAGTTTACATGACCCTTAATCAAAAGAAATCTGACTCTTCCAGTGCATCAGTGTGTAGTAGTGATAGCACAGACGATTTGAAATCCACCAACTCAGAGTGTAGTTCTACTGAAAGCTTTGATTTTCCTCCAGGCAGCATGCAtgcaccttcctcctcctcctcctcctcctcttcaaaggaagagaaaaagctCAGTAATTCCTTGAAAATGAAAGTCTTTTCCAAAAACGTCTCTAAATGTGTCACACCAGATGGCAGGACCATATGTGTAGGGGACATTGTTTGGGCCAAGATTTATGGCTTCCCTTGGTGGCCAGCCCGTATTCTTACTATAACTGTGAGCCGGAAAGATAATGGCCTTTTAGTTCGACAGGAGGCCCGCATTTCATGGTTTGGGTCCCCAACAACATCTTTTCTTGCTCTTTCACAACTGTCCCCCTTTTTAGAAAACTTTCAGTCGCGCTTTAATAAGAAGAGAAAGGGCCTTTACCGCAAGGCCATCACAGAGGCAGCTAAGGCTGCTAAGCAGCTGACTCCCGAAGTTCGGGCCCTGCTGACACAGTTTGAAACGTGA
- the PWWP2A gene encoding PWWP domain-containing protein 2A isoform X5 has product MQLQSKPFQDETQVKCEASGAVPDDSSSPIQPSEPSLAKSLWTSKPPPLFHEGAPYPPPLFIRDTYNQSIPQPPPRKIKRPKRKMYREEPTSIMNAIKLRPRQVLCDKCKNSVVAEKKEIKKSGHASDCLKYEDHKKRRNESVTTVNKKLKTDHKVDGKSQNESQKRNAVVKVSNIAHSRSKVVKVSAQANTSKAQLNTKKVLQSKNMDHAKAREVLKMAKEKAQKKQSATSTSKNAHSKVHFTRRLQNTSSGSLPPRLRLKPQRYRNEENDSSLKTGLEKIRSGKMATKPQSRCSSTRSAGEAPSENQSPSEGPEEASGEVQDTSEVHVTVDQDEHQTLGKRGSKSNITVYMTLNQKKSDSSSASVCSSDSTDDLKSTNSECSSTESFDFPPGSMHAPSSSSSSSSSKEEKKLSNSLKMKVFSKNVSKCVTPDGRTICVGDIVWAKIYGFPWWPARILTITVSRKDNGLLVRQEARISWFGSPTTSFLALSQLSPFLENFQSRFNKKRKGLYRKAITEAAKAAKQLTPEVRALLTQFET; this is encoded by the coding sequence ATGCAGCTCCAAAGTAAACCATTCCAAGATGAGACACAGGTGAAGTGTGAAGCCAGTGGTGCAGTCCCTGATGACTCTTCTTCTCCCATTCAGCCATCAGAACCTAGCCTTGCTAAAAGCCTATGGACTTCTAAACCACCTCCCCTCTTCCATGAGGGAGCGCCATATCCTCCTCCTTTATTTATCAGGGACACGTATAACCAATCAATACCTCAGCCTCCTCCCCGAAAAATTAAGCGGCCCAAGCGGAAAATGTACAGGGAGGAACCCACTTCTATTATGAATGCTATCAAATTACGACCGAGGCAGGTCTTATGTGACAAATGTAAAAACAGTGTTGTTGCAGaaaaaaaagagattaaaaaaagtgGCCATGCAAGTGACTGCTTAAAATATGAGGATCATAAAAAGCGAAGAAATGAGAGTGTAACTACTGTGAATAAAAAACTTAAAACTGACCATAAAGTAGATGGAAAAAGCCAAAATGAAAGCCAGAAAAGAAATGCTGTGGTCAAAGTTTCAAATATTGCCCACAGCAGAAGCAAAGTAGTTAAAGTTTCTGCTCAAGCAAACACTTCGAAAGCTCAGTTAAATACTAAAAAAGTTCTCCAGAGCAAAAACATGGATCATGCAAAAGCTCGAGAAGTTTTGAAAATGGCCAAAGAGAAGGCACAAAAGAAACAGAGTGCAACTTCCACTTCCAAAAATGCACATTCAAAGGTCCATTTTACACGACGTCTTCAGAACACCAGCTCAGGTTCCCTTCCACCCCGATTGCGTTTAAAACCACAAAGGTACCGGAATGAAGAAAACGACTCATCTCTCAAGACAGGACTTGAGAAAATACGGAGTGGCAAGATGGCAACTAAGCCCCAGTCTCGCTGCTCCTCCACCCGCTCAGCAGGTGAGGCCCCTTCAGAAAATCAGAGCCCCTCAGAAGGCCCTGAAGAGGCCAGCGGTGAGGTTCAGGACACGAGTGAAGTGCATGTAACTGTTGATCAGGATGAACACCAGACATTGGGCAAGAGAGGCAGCAAAAGCAATATAACAGTTTACATGACCCTTAATCAAAAGAAATCTGACTCTTCCAGTGCATCAGTGTGTAGTAGTGATAGCACAGACGATTTGAAATCCACCAACTCAGAGTGTAGTTCTACTGAAAGCTTTGATTTTCCTCCAGGCAGCATGCAtgcaccttcctcctcctcctcctcctcctcttcaaaggaagagaaaaagctCAGTAATTCCTTGAAAATGAAAGTCTTTTCCAAAAACGTCTCTAAATGTGTCACACCAGATGGCAGGACCATATGTGTAGGGGACATTGTTTGGGCCAAGATTTATGGCTTCCCTTGGTGGCCAGCCCGTATTCTTACTATAACTGTGAGCCGGAAAGATAATGGCCTTTTAGTTCGACAGGAGGCCCGCATTTCATGGTTTGGGTCCCCAACAACATCTTTTCTTGCTCTTTCACAACTGTCCCCCTTTTTAGAAAACTTTCAGTCGCGCTTTAATAAGAAGAGAAAGGGCCTTTACCGCAAGGCCATCACAGAGGCAGCTAAGGCTGCTAAGCAGCTGACTCCCGAAGTTCGGGCCCTGCTGACACAGTTTGAAACGTGA
- the PWWP2A gene encoding PWWP domain-containing protein 2A isoform X3 encodes MSMMSAIGGLCLPGGRRRPRLSIPLLEGGGGEAAEKMAAMAAEAVATAAVPGDGGAGEAEPEMEPIPGSEAGADPLPAVSEAVESAVPDGDEADGGKPAPGEAEEPPPPVELARSPARTQEPEPERTEPEEPELGSPQSEPREAPSPEPEEAPQPCPPPAGHPELPEEEPQPCPPAAGGPVQPEPGEEPCRPEEEEPDAADAAAVKPESPAAGSPVAPAEGEAEAPLLPGSEVRVTLDHIIEDALVVSFRLGEKLFSGVLMDLSKRFGPHGIPVTIFPKREYKDKPEAMQLQSKPFQDETQVKCEASGAVPDDSSSPIQPSEPSLAKSLWTSKPPPLFHEGAPYPPPLFIRDTYNQSIPQPPPRKIKRPKRKMYREEPTSIMNAIKLRPRQVLCDKCKNSVVAEKKEIKKSGHASDCLKYEDHKKRRNESVTTVNKKLKTDHKVDGKSQNESQKRNAVVKVSNIAHSRSKVVKVSAQANTSKAQLNTKKVLQSKNMDHAKAREVLKMAKEKAQKKQSATSTSKNAHSKVHFTRRLQNTSSGSLPPRLRLKPQRYRNEENDSSLKTGLEKIRSGKMATKPQSRCSSTRSAAQRH; translated from the exons ATGTCAATGATGAGCGCAATAGGCGGGCTCTGCCTCCCAGGCGGGCGGAGAAGGCCGCGGTTATCGATTCCGCTGCTGGAGGGAGGCGGCGGCGAAGCAGCAGAGAAAATGGCGGCCATGGCTGCGGAGGCGGTGGCGACTGCAGCGGTGCCGGGCGACGGGGGAGCCGGCGAAGCCGAGCCCGAGATGGAGCCCATCCCGGGCAGCGAGGCCGGCGCAGACCCCCTCCCCGCTGTCAGCGAGGCCGTGGAGTCGGCTGTGCCCGATGGGGACGAGGCCGACGGGGGAAAGCCCGCTCCGGGGGAGGCCGAGGAGCCGCCGCCGCCCGTAGAGCTCGCCCGGAGCCCGGCTAGGACCCAGGAGCCGGAACCTGAGAGGACGGAGCCGGAGGAGCCGGAGCTGGGTTCGCCCCAGTCTGAGCCTAGAGAAGCGCCCAGCCCGGAGCCCGAGGAGGCGCCGCAGCCCTGCCCGCCGCCTGCTGGGCACCCTGAACTTCCCGAGGAGGAGCCGCAGCCCTGCCCGCCGGCTGCTGGGGGCCCCGTGCAGCCGGAGCCCGGGGAGGAGCCGTGCCGGCCGGAGGAGGAGGAGCCGGATGCTGCTGATGCTGCCGCTGTAAAGCCGGAGTCCCCGGCTGCCGGCTCCCCGGTGGCCCCGGCCGAGGGGGAGGCGGAGGCTCCGCTACTGCCTGGCTCGGAGGTGCGGGTCACCCTGGACCACATCATCGAGGACGCGCTGGTGGTGTCGTTCCGGCTGGGGGAGAAGCTCTTCTCCGGGGTCCTCATGGACCTCTCCAAAAG gTTTGGACCCCATGGAATCCCTGTGACCATATTTCCTAAAAGGGAATACAAGGATAAACCTGAAGCCATGCAGCTCCAAAGTAAACCATTCCAAGATGAGACACAGGTGAAGTGTGAAGCCAGTGGTGCAGTCCCTGATGACTCTTCTTCTCCCATTCAGCCATCAGAACCTAGCCTTGCTAAAAGCCTATGGACTTCTAAACCACCTCCCCTCTTCCATGAGGGAGCGCCATATCCTCCTCCTTTATTTATCAGGGACACGTATAACCAATCAATACCTCAGCCTCCTCCCCGAAAAATTAAGCGGCCCAAGCGGAAAATGTACAGGGAGGAACCCACTTCTATTATGAATGCTATCAAATTACGACCGAGGCAGGTCTTATGTGACAAATGTAAAAACAGTGTTGTTGCAGaaaaaaaagagattaaaaaaagtgGCCATGCAAGTGACTGCTTAAAATATGAGGATCATAAAAAGCGAAGAAATGAGAGTGTAACTACTGTGAATAAAAAACTTAAAACTGACCATAAAGTAGATGGAAAAAGCCAAAATGAAAGCCAGAAAAGAAATGCTGTGGTCAAAGTTTCAAATATTGCCCACAGCAGAAGCAAAGTAGTTAAAGTTTCTGCTCAAGCAAACACTTCGAAAGCTCAGTTAAATACTAAAAAAGTTCTCCAGAGCAAAAACATGGATCATGCAAAAGCTCGAGAAGTTTTGAAAATGGCCAAAGAGAAGGCACAAAAGAAACAGAGTGCAACTTCCACTTCCAAAAATGCACATTCAAAGGTCCATTTTACACGACGTCTTCAGAACACCAGCTCAGGTTCCCTTCCACCCCGATTGCGTTTAAAACCACAAAGGTACCGGAATGAAGAAAACGACTCATCTCTCAAGACAGGACTTGAGAAAATACGGAGTGGCAAGATGGCAACTAAGCCCCAGTCTCGCTGCTCCTCCACCCGCTCAGCAG